The Synechococcus sp. WH 8101 sequence GAAACTGCCCGGTTGGATGGTTTCCACAGCACTCATCACCAAACCGGCGGTGAGGCCCAGCAGCAGGTAACCGGCCGCAGCCCCCATGAGCATCTCCCGGCTCACCCGCGTTTCGCGGGACAGGCGTTTCACCAGCCGCACCACACTCCATCCCGTGAGCAAGCTCCAGCTCAATACCAGGGGCACGCCGGTGTTCACCCAGCGCAGCGGTGTGATCAACCAGAGCAGTTGCGAACCAAGGGCCACGATGCCGAGGAGTTGAAACAGGCGATCGCTCATGGTGCGCCGCGCTTTGCGGATCACCAGCAGTTGGGTCAGCAGCAGGGCGATCAGGGAGTAGCCCACCGTTCCCAGCCAGGAGAGCCAGGGGAAGGCGAAGCTCACCAACACCAGCAGGCACAGGCTCAGCAGCAGCTGGTAGATCCGTTCGCGACTGCGTCGACTGGTGCGTTTCCGGCGCGTCGGTTCAAACGTCATTGTCACAATCGCGTTCGGTTCTCCGTCCCTGGCCGGTGGCGGGCATCCGGGGTGGCCCCCCTAGCTTGGGGGACCAGTCGACTGTCGCCATGCCGATTCGAGAGGATGACAACAGGCCGAATCGGCGCTTCGGAATCATCAACCTGGTGCTGATCGGATTCGGGGTGTTGCTGCTCTTCAGCAGCTTCATTCCCAATCCCGGCATGCAGGTGCCGCGGGTGCCCTACTCCCTGTTCATCGATCAGGTGAATGACGGTGCTGTGAAGCGCGCTTACATCACCCAGGATCAGATCCGCTACGAGCTGGCCAATCCCGAGGAAGGGGCGCCCTCGGTGCTGGCCACCACGCCGATCTTCGACATGGATTTGCCTCAGCGGCTTGAAAGCAAGGGGGTGGAGTTCGCCGCTGCACCGCCGAAGAAACCCAACATCTTCACCACGATCCTCAGCTGGGTGGTGCCGCCGCTGATCTTCATCCTGGTGCTGCAGTTCTTCGCCCGGCGCTCCATGGGGGCTGGCGGTGCCCAGGGTGCCCTGAGCTTCACCAAGAGCAAGGCCAAGGTGTATGTGCCCGATGAGCAGTCGCGGGTCACGTTTGCCGATGTGGCCGGGGTGGATGAGGCCAAGGACGAACTGACCGAAATCGTTGATTTCCTCAAGACCCCCGAGCGTTATGCCGAGATCGGCGCTCGCATTCCCAAGGGGGTGCTGCTGGTGGGTCCGCCGGGCACCGGTAAAACCTTGCTGTCAAAAGCGGTGGCCGGCGAGGCGGGTGTGCCCTTCTTCATTATCAGCGGCTCTGAATTTGTGGAGCTGTTTGTGGGGGCGGGTGCCGCTCGCGTTCGTGATCTGTTCGAGCAGGCCAAGAAAAACGCGCCCTGCATCATCTTTATCGACGAACTCGATGCCATCGGCAAGAGTCGCTCCGGCTCCATGGGTGTGGTCGGTGGCAACGATGAGCGCGAGCAAACGCTCAATCAGTTGCTCACAGAAATGGATGGCTTTGCCTCCAAAGACAAACCGGTGATTGTGCTGGCGGCCACCAACCAGCCGGAGGTGCTGGATGCGGCGCTGCTGCGTCCTGGCCGCTTCGACCGTCAGGTGCTGGTCGACCGTCCCGACCTTTCCGGTCGCAAAACCATCCTTGAGATCTACGCCAAAAAAGTGAAGCTCGCTGATGGGGTGGATCTTGATGGCATCGCCCAGGCCACCAGTGGCTTCGCCGGTGCCGATCTCGCCAACCTGGTGAATGAGGCGGCGCTCCTGG is a genomic window containing:
- a CDS encoding potassium channel family protein, encoding MTFEPTRRKRTSRRSRERIYQLLLSLCLLVLVSFAFPWLSWLGTVGYSLIALLLTQLLVIRKARRTMSDRLFQLLGIVALGSQLLWLITPLRWVNTGVPLVLSWSLLTGWSVVRLVKRLSRETRVSREMLMGAAAGYLLLGLTAGLVMSAVETIQPGSFEPLDLSTEQLRGTDATLLLSPGLFAKINYFAFVCLTTLGFGDINPMLPLSRMISVSTGIVGTLYLAVVMGVLISRYTGELEDRDDLEDQDLDEL
- the ftsH gene encoding ATP-dependent zinc metalloprotease FtsH, giving the protein MPIREDDNRPNRRFGIINLVLIGFGVLLLFSSFIPNPGMQVPRVPYSLFIDQVNDGAVKRAYITQDQIRYELANPEEGAPSVLATTPIFDMDLPQRLESKGVEFAAAPPKKPNIFTTILSWVVPPLIFILVLQFFARRSMGAGGAQGALSFTKSKAKVYVPDEQSRVTFADVAGVDEAKDELTEIVDFLKTPERYAEIGARIPKGVLLVGPPGTGKTLLSKAVAGEAGVPFFIISGSEFVELFVGAGAARVRDLFEQAKKNAPCIIFIDELDAIGKSRSGSMGVVGGNDEREQTLNQLLTEMDGFASKDKPVIVLAATNQPEVLDAALLRPGRFDRQVLVDRPDLSGRKTILEIYAKKVKLADGVDLDGIAQATSGFAGADLANLVNEAALLAARAKRTKVEQQDLGEAIERVVAGLEKKSRVLQDDEKKVVAYHEVGHAIVGHLMPGGSKVAKISIVPRGMSALGYTLQLPTEERFLNSREDLEGQIATLLGGRSAEEIVFGKITTGAANDLQRATDIAEQMVGTYGMSETLGPLAYDKQGGGRFLGGNNNPRRTVSDATAQAIDREVRGLVDRAHDTALAILRHNMALLETIAQKILEKEVIEGDELKEMLAASVMPDHAPVAA